The following are encoded together in the Candidatus Margulisiibacteriota bacterium genome:
- a CDS encoding LptA/OstA family protein: MEESSSWKVIILAALFSLGVLGVAYFLISPRDTTFFNDTKLEKIAEFRQTRIEGRREGKRLWELKVGYAWTDKAQEVTTLQGITAGRIYDKEGHPVLANLAAPRGLTFRHSEIVEAFDARTRLDLGRVGRSNPNKSKWVSIRADHIKFVPAEKKSWLDGHVVLTERNGVIRAGNMAIDHEKKSALLTSGVKIDRRDGLINADSLEYLGEAEQMTATGQVDMSLKESAQKTRIKCRQATFYLDIDRDLNLAGSLEVAQGKKLSAADAGTYSRRQKRLALSGRTKTILEKAEAALRTGSLTRLNSPDKQAILKGKTVVLANEIFFATKTGDARATGSVEVQQQGRTARSETAFYDERQELLTLSGNVFMKRGEEWIACRKVVVSVGRETFEALGVTEAKFKL, translated from the coding sequence ATGGAAGAGTCCTCCTCCTGGAAAGTGATCATCCTGGCCGCCCTTTTCTCCCTCGGGGTCCTGGGTGTCGCTTACTTTCTCATCTCCCCCCGCGACACGACCTTCTTCAACGACACTAAGCTCGAAAAGATAGCCGAGTTCCGGCAAACCAGGATCGAAGGGCGGCGTGAGGGAAAAAGGCTCTGGGAGCTTAAAGTTGGTTATGCCTGGACCGACAAGGCCCAGGAGGTCACCACCCTGCAGGGGATCACCGCCGGCCGCATTTACGACAAAGAGGGCCATCCGGTCCTGGCCAACTTGGCCGCGCCGCGCGGCCTGACCTTCCGCCACAGCGAGATCGTGGAGGCATTTGACGCCCGCACCCGGCTCGATCTCGGCCGGGTCGGCCGGTCCAACCCGAATAAAAGTAAATGGGTCAGCATCCGCGCCGACCATATTAAGTTCGTCCCGGCGGAAAAGAAGAGCTGGCTCGATGGCCATGTCGTCCTGACCGAGCGCAACGGAGTGATCCGGGCAGGGAACATGGCCATCGACCACGAGAAAAAGAGCGCCCTGCTGACCAGCGGGGTCAAAATTGACCGCCGCGACGGCTTGATCAACGCCGATTCTCTCGAATATCTCGGGGAAGCCGAGCAAATGACCGCCACTGGCCAGGTCGACATGAGCCTGAAAGAAAGCGCCCAGAAGACCAGGATCAAATGCCGGCAGGCAACCTTCTATCTCGATATCGATCGCGACCTCAACCTCGCCGGCAGCCTGGAGGTCGCCCAGGGAAAAAAACTTTCGGCCGCCGACGCCGGAACCTACTCCCGCCGGCAGAAACGTCTGGCGTTGAGCGGGCGGACCAAAACTATCCTGGAAAAAGCGGAGGCCGCTCTGCGGACGGGCTCCCTGACCAGGCTGAACAGTCCTGACAAACAGGCTATTTTAAAAGGCAAAACTGTCGTCCTGGCAAACGAGATCTTCTTTGCCACCAAAACGGGCGACGCCCGCGCGACCGGCAGTGTCGAGGTACAGCAACAGGGTCGGACTGCCCGTTCCGAGACTGCCTTCTACGATGAGCGGCAGGAATTACTGACCCTCTCCGGGAATGTCTTTATGAAACGGGGAGAAGAGTGGATCGCCTGCCGCAAGGTCGTGGTCTCCGTCGGCCGGGAGACCTTCGAGGCGCTCGGCGTGACCGAAGCCAAGTTCAAGCTGTAG
- the gap gene encoding type I glyceraldehyde-3-phosphate dehydrogenase, giving the protein MAVKVGINGFGRIGRQVLSAMAAKGVLGQEIEVVAVVDVSTDAKYFAYQMKYDSVHGRFEGSVRAAAEDVLEVNGQKIKCVMATKEPSQLPWKELGVEVVIEATGLFTDSEKAQGHLAAGAKKVLITAPGKGEVKTIVMGVNDGEYDPAIHNIISNASCTTNCLAPLVHVILKEGIGIETGLMTTIHAYTATQKTVDGPSKKDWRGGRAAAINIIPSTTGAAKAVGEVLPATKGKLTGMAFRVPTADVSAVDLTFRSLKDSSIEEIDALLKKASQSYLKGILGVADEEVVSTDFIHDDRSSIYDSLATLQNNLKGEKRFFKVVSWYDNEWGYSCRVVDLLKLIASKK; this is encoded by the coding sequence ATGGCAGTTAAGGTTGGGATCAACGGTTTCGGTCGGATCGGTCGGCAGGTTTTGAGCGCGATGGCGGCTAAAGGTGTCTTGGGCCAGGAAATCGAGGTCGTGGCGGTGGTCGATGTCAGCACCGACGCGAAATATTTCGCTTACCAGATGAAGTATGATTCCGTCCACGGGCGCTTCGAGGGAAGCGTTCGCGCGGCGGCCGAAGATGTCCTGGAGGTCAACGGCCAGAAGATCAAATGCGTCATGGCGACCAAGGAGCCGAGCCAGTTGCCGTGGAAAGAGCTTGGCGTAGAGGTCGTCATCGAAGCGACCGGCCTCTTCACCGACTCGGAAAAAGCCCAAGGCCACCTGGCCGCTGGCGCCAAGAAAGTCCTGATCACAGCACCGGGCAAGGGCGAGGTCAAGACGATCGTCATGGGGGTCAACGACGGCGAATATGACCCGGCCATCCACAATATCATTTCCAACGCCTCCTGCACCACCAACTGCCTGGCGCCGCTCGTCCATGTTATCCTCAAGGAAGGGATCGGCATTGAGACCGGCCTGATGACGACGATCCATGCCTATACCGCCACCCAAAAGACCGTTGACGGCCCGTCCAAAAAGGATTGGCGCGGCGGCCGGGCGGCAGCGATCAATATCATCCCGTCGACTACCGGCGCGGCCAAAGCGGTCGGCGAGGTGCTGCCGGCGACCAAGGGGAAGCTGACCGGCATGGCTTTCCGCGTCCCGACCGCCGATGTTTCGGCTGTCGACCTGACTTTCCGTTCGCTCAAGGATTCCTCGATCGAAGAGATCGACGCCCTGCTCAAGAAGGCGAGCCAGAGCTATCTCAAGGGGATACTTGGCGTGGCCGACGAAGAAGTGGTCTCTACCGATTTTATCCATGACGACCGCTCTTCGATCTATGACTCACTGGCCACCTTGCAGAATAATCTGAAGGGAGAGAAACGCTTCTTCAAGGTCGTTTCCTGGTATGACAACGAGTGGGGTTATTCCTGCCGGGTTGTTGATCTCCTGAAACTGATCGCCAGCAAGAAGTAG
- a CDS encoding phosphoglycerate kinase, which produces MAKQTIEDIKELTGRRVLVRVDFNVPLDEKQAIGDDTRIRAAIPTIKYLADKGSKVILVSHLGRPKTGPEDKLRLAPCAKRLGELLKKEISYVKDCLGPEVEAAVGKMKAGDILLLENVRFYKEEENNDPEFAKKLAALADVYVNDAFGTAHRAHASTEGVTKYLKGYAGFLMEKEIKFLGQLMVNPARPFVAILGGAKISGKIEVIQNLMKKVDVLIIGGGMAYTFFKARGVEVGKSIVEADKVGLAKEILKTAIDRGIPFMLPIDHIVADKFGANANSQHVTRAGIPADWQGMDIGPETITKFGHAIKKAKTIFWNGPMGVFEFDKFAQGTLEIAKMVAAATGQGAISVIGGGDSVAAVEKAGLADQMTHISTGGGASLEFVEGKVLPGIACLQDK; this is translated from the coding sequence ATGGCCAAACAGACAATCGAGGATATTAAAGAGTTAACGGGCCGGCGGGTGCTGGTTCGTGTTGACTTCAATGTCCCGCTGGATGAGAAACAGGCGATCGGAGATGATACCCGCATTCGGGCCGCCATTCCCACCATTAAATACCTGGCGGATAAAGGGAGCAAAGTTATCCTGGTCTCCCATCTGGGGAGGCCAAAAACCGGGCCGGAAGATAAACTGCGCCTGGCCCCTTGCGCCAAACGGCTCGGTGAGCTGCTGAAAAAAGAGATTAGTTACGTCAAGGATTGCCTCGGTCCGGAAGTGGAAGCGGCTGTCGGCAAAATGAAGGCCGGCGACATTCTCCTGCTGGAGAATGTCCGGTTTTACAAGGAAGAAGAGAATAATGATCCCGAATTCGCCAAAAAATTGGCCGCGCTAGCCGACGTCTATGTCAACGATGCTTTTGGCACGGCCCACCGCGCTCATGCCTCGACCGAAGGGGTGACCAAATACCTAAAAGGGTATGCCGGCTTCCTGATGGAGAAGGAGATCAAGTTCCTCGGGCAGTTGATGGTTAACCCGGCCCGGCCTTTTGTGGCTATCCTGGGTGGCGCCAAGATCTCCGGGAAGATCGAGGTCATCCAAAATCTAATGAAAAAAGTCGACGTTTTGATCATTGGCGGCGGGATGGCTTACACTTTTTTTAAAGCCCGCGGGGTAGAGGTCGGCAAGTCGATCGTCGAAGCGGATAAGGTCGGCCTGGCCAAAGAGATCCTAAAAACAGCGATCGACCGCGGCATTCCTTTCATGCTCCCGATCGACCACATTGTGGCCGACAAATTCGGCGCCAACGCCAACTCCCAGCACGTTACCCGGGCCGGGATACCGGCCGACTGGCAGGGGATGGACATCGGTCCGGAAACGATCACCAAGTTCGGCCACGCCATCAAGAAAGCCAAGACGATCTTCTGGAACGGCCCGATGGGGGTCTTTGAATTTGATAAGTTTGCCCAGGGAACGCTTGAGATCGCCAAAATGGTCGCGGCGGCGACCGGCCAGGGGGCGATCTCCGTGATCGGCGGAGGGGATTCGGTCGCGGCAGTGGAAAAGGCCGGCCTGGCCGACCAGATGACCCACATCTCGACCGGCGGCGGCGCCTCACTGGAATTTGTCGAAGGTAAGGTTCTTCCTGGAATTGCTTGTTTGCAAGATAAGTGA
- the secG gene encoding preprotein translocase subunit SecG: MKIILMLAQFLTAVFLIGAVLLHAAKGEGLGGIGGSAKLFGSPKGMEEGLDRITWGLAIAFMAISLLLAIIKA, encoded by the coding sequence ATGAAAATAATATTGATGCTGGCCCAGTTCCTGACCGCGGTTTTTCTGATCGGGGCTGTTCTGCTCCATGCGGCCAAAGGGGAGGGGTTAGGCGGCATCGGCGGTTCGGCGAAATTGTTCGGTAGTCCCAAAGGGATGGAAGAGGGGCTGGACCGGATAACCTGGGGTTTGGCGATTGCTTTCATGGCGATCTCATTGCTGCTGGCTATCATTAAAGCGTAA
- the mraY gene encoding phospho-N-acetylmuramoyl-pentapeptide-transferase, whose product MIIPIFTFFSAAVISLLVTFPVIWLLQVWHLGQPVRTEGPASHQAKSGTLTMGGVGFVLVILAMTVVLIDLELYPQYLALFLLTLAFAVIGLADDACKVFFRRNLGLTFWQKILVQGVVAAVFALVMTLLGQNLTLGGWLGRYGFANPYLYQLLVIFLVVGSANATNLTDGLNGLLAGTASVAFLAFGILAWQMNLPQAVTFALVCSGAVTAFLYFNFPHARVFMGDVGSLALGAALAGLAVIMHGELRLAVIGGIFVLEALSVIIQVGSYKLIKRRVFKMSPLHHHFELMGIKETTVVVGFWVFGVILAIIGLWI is encoded by the coding sequence GTGATCATCCCGATATTTACTTTTTTCTCCGCGGCAGTCATTTCCCTGCTGGTCACTTTCCCGGTCATCTGGTTGCTCCAGGTCTGGCATCTTGGCCAGCCGGTGCGGACGGAGGGGCCAGCCAGCCATCAGGCTAAAAGCGGGACCTTGACCATGGGAGGGGTCGGCTTTGTCCTGGTCATCCTGGCCATGACCGTGGTGCTGATCGACCTCGAGCTCTATCCGCAGTATTTGGCTCTCTTCCTGCTGACCTTGGCTTTTGCGGTTATTGGCCTGGCCGATGATGCCTGTAAGGTTTTTTTCCGCCGTAATCTCGGGTTGACCTTCTGGCAGAAGATATTAGTCCAGGGTGTCGTAGCGGCAGTTTTTGCTCTGGTCATGACCTTATTGGGACAGAACCTTACTCTGGGTGGATGGTTGGGGAGGTATGGGTTTGCCAATCCTTATCTCTACCAGTTGTTGGTGATCTTCCTAGTGGTCGGTTCCGCGAACGCGACCAACTTGACTGACGGCCTGAACGGCCTGCTGGCCGGGACAGCGAGCGTCGCTTTCCTGGCTTTTGGGATACTGGCCTGGCAAATGAACTTACCCCAAGCAGTGACTTTTGCCCTGGTCTGTTCCGGCGCGGTGACGGCTTTTCTTTACTTCAATTTCCCGCACGCCCGGGTCTTTATGGGTGATGTTGGGTCGCTCGCCCTGGGGGCGGCCCTGGCCGGGTTAGCGGTAATTATGCACGGGGAGCTCCGGCTGGCGGTGATCGGGGGGATCTTCGTCCTCGAGGCGTTATCGGTCATCATCCAGGTCGGTTCGTACAAGCTTATTAAGCGGCGGGTCTTTAAGATGAGCCCGCTCCATCATCATTTCGAGCTGATGGGGATAAAAGAGACGACGGTCGTGGTTGGGTTTTGGGTGTTTGGGGTGATCTTAGCGATCATAGGGTTATGGATCTAA
- the murD gene encoding UDP-N-acetylmuramoyl-L-alanine--D-glutamate ligase, producing MDLKGKRVTVFGLGKSGLAAVRKLASLGARVLATEAKPSLDPEVTNELRRLGVELELGGHTARSVTGASLIVVSPGVHLDLPVLVKARDIGVPIISELELAYRFLTRPIIAITGTNGKTTTTTLIGEMLKAAGKRVFVGGNIGQPLVDLDDSDLDYIVAEVSSYQLESSETFHPKISVILNIQLDHIERHHTMASYIKEKQKIFRNQAGDDYLVYNQDDPEVVEMVRGARCEVRGFSKAKTGEIITIKPSEIKMPGRHNLENALAAAQAAYLCGVSKEIVAEVLRTFPGVEHRIEFTVSRRGVDFYNDSKGTNPDSTLVAIETFAGKKKMVLILGGRDKGTDLVPLVAQIKAFVKEVVLVGEATERFAAALNSAGYTKVVRAGFSLEEAVKLAYRAASPGEIVLFSPAGASFDMFNNYEERGRVFKELCRKLKD from the coding sequence ATGGATCTAAAAGGGAAAAGGGTAACGGTCTTTGGGTTGGGGAAGAGCGGCCTGGCGGCGGTGCGGAAGTTAGCGTCACTGGGGGCCAGGGTTCTGGCAACCGAGGCCAAGCCGTCGCTCGATCCCGAGGTGACGAATGAGCTTCGCCGGCTCGGGGTTGAACTCGAGCTCGGTGGCCATACCGCCCGGAGCGTCACCGGTGCTTCGCTGATCGTGGTCAGTCCTGGTGTCCATCTCGATCTGCCGGTACTGGTTAAGGCCCGGGATATTGGGGTGCCGATCATTTCCGAACTTGAGCTGGCTTATCGTTTCCTGACCCGGCCGATCATCGCCATTACCGGGACCAACGGCAAGACGACCACGACCACGCTGATTGGCGAGATGCTGAAAGCAGCCGGGAAGAGGGTCTTTGTCGGCGGTAATATCGGCCAACCGCTGGTCGATCTGGACGATTCAGATCTTGATTATATCGTGGCCGAGGTCAGCAGTTATCAACTGGAATCAAGCGAAACCTTCCATCCCAAGATCAGCGTTATCCTGAACATCCAGCTGGACCATATCGAGCGCCATCACACGATGGCTTCGTATATCAAGGAGAAACAAAAGATCTTCCGGAACCAGGCAGGTGACGATTATCTGGTATATAATCAGGATGACCCAGAGGTAGTTGAGATGGTACGAGGGGCGAGGTGTGAGGTACGGGGGTTCTCAAAAGCCAAGACTGGGGAAATCATCACCATCAAGCCGAGCGAGATCAAGATGCCGGGGAGGCATAATCTGGAGAACGCCCTGGCGGCCGCGCAGGCGGCTTACTTGTGCGGCGTTTCCAAGGAGATCGTGGCTGAAGTATTGCGGACCTTTCCCGGGGTCGAACATCGGATAGAGTTTACGGTTAGCCGCCGCGGGGTCGATTTTTATAACGATTCCAAGGGGACCAACCCTGATTCGACCCTGGTGGCGATCGAGACTTTTGCCGGGAAAAAGAAGATGGTCCTGATCCTAGGTGGCCGGGACAAGGGGACCGATCTGGTCCCGCTGGTCGCGCAGATCAAGGCGTTCGTCAAAGAGGTCGTGCTGGTCGGGGAGGCTACGGAAAGATTTGCGGCTGCTCTGAACAGCGCGGGCTATACCAAAGTAGTGCGGGCCGGGTTCTCCCTGGAAGAAGCGGTCAAACTGGCTTATCGCGCCGCCTCGCCCGGGGAGATCGTTCTCTTCTCGCCGGCCGGCGCCAGTTTCGATATGTTCAATAATTATGAGGAAAGGGGTAGGGTGTTCAAGGAATTATGCCGAAAGCTAAAAGACTAG
- the ftsW gene encoding putative lipid II flippase FtsW: MPKAKRLDHLFLLAVLFLLALGTAMILSASPVMGMKYGDTFYFIKRHLFFLTLGLAAMFYGLNLNLDNLKAKAPQILLIAIALLVAVFVPGVSRKVLGASRWIDLGIISFQPSELIKFAMVVFLAKWLSENKTNIGSFTRGFLPPLLIFSLIALLIMKQPDMGTALTIGTTVFALLLLAGASYLHLGSIGLLGIIGVLALSITSPYRLRRLTSYLDPWKDPLGSGFQVIQSLLAVGSGGVLGLGLGASRQKFYYLPQQFTDFIFAILCEELGLIGGLSVLIALAVFAHRGFQIALQTKDLFKRLLVGGIVSWLTVQALLNISVVLGLVPTTGIPLPFISYGGTAAIINLFAVGVVLNVSRQP; this comes from the coding sequence ATGCCGAAAGCTAAAAGACTAGATCACCTCTTTTTACTGGCCGTTCTTTTCCTGCTGGCGCTCGGCACGGCGATGATCCTCTCCGCCAGTCCGGTCATGGGGATGAAGTATGGTGATACCTTTTATTTCATCAAGCGGCATCTTTTTTTCCTGACCCTCGGCTTGGCGGCCATGTTCTACGGCTTGAACCTGAACTTGGATAATTTGAAAGCGAAAGCGCCGCAAATTCTGCTGATCGCAATCGCTTTGCTGGTCGCTGTTTTTGTGCCGGGGGTCAGCCGGAAAGTGCTCGGGGCGTCACGCTGGATCGACCTCGGGATCATCTCTTTCCAGCCTTCGGAATTGATCAAATTCGCCATGGTCGTTTTTCTGGCGAAATGGCTATCGGAAAATAAAACTAACATCGGAAGCTTTACTCGCGGCTTCCTCCCCCCACTGCTGATCTTTTCTCTGATCGCTCTCTTGATCATGAAGCAACCTGATATGGGGACCGCTTTGACCATCGGGACGACCGTCTTTGCCCTGCTCCTGCTGGCCGGGGCGTCATATCTTCATCTCGGGTCGATCGGCTTGCTCGGGATCATCGGTGTATTGGCCTTGAGCATCACCAGCCCATATCGCCTAAGGCGTTTGACCTCCTATCTTGATCCGTGGAAAGACCCGCTCGGTTCCGGTTTCCAGGTGATCCAGTCGCTCTTGGCGGTCGGGTCCGGCGGGGTGCTCGGCCTGGGCTTGGGCGCCTCGCGGCAAAAGTTTTATTACTTGCCGCAGCAATTCACCGATTTTATCTTTGCCATTCTCTGCGAAGAGCTCGGCTTGATCGGGGGTTTAAGCGTCCTGATCGCTCTGGCTGTTTTTGCCCACCGCGGTTTCCAGATCGCTCTCCAGACCAAGGACCTCTTTAAACGTTTGCTGGTCGGCGGGATCGTCTCCTGGCTGACGGTCCAGGCTTTGCTCAATATTTCGGTCGTCCTCGGCCTGGTCCCGACCACCGGCATCCCGTTGCCTTTTATCAGCTACGGGGGGACCGCGGCGATCATCAACCTTTTTGCGGTCGGTGTTGTCCTGAACGTTTCGAGGCAACCGTGA
- the murG gene encoding undecaprenyldiphospho-muramoylpentapeptide beta-N-acetylglucosaminyltransferase, translated as MSVRRVAIVAAGTGGHIYPGVAVAAALREKDPAVEVLFIGSLKGLEKELVTKAGWPIKLVRPQVAVAFFQALMILRSFRPQALLSTGGLISLPVVLAAKLLGVPLFIQEQNVLPGAANRFGARLAKEVFLSFPESLQYLRGTVAGNPVRPEIIRAERAAARQALHLTGQKKVLLVMGGSQGARSINQVVIDSLPSIDGERWELFHLIGPRDFGGRELPERPFYHPLAYLYNVGDLLAAADLVISRAGASAIAEFTVRGLPMVLVPYPYAADNHQELNAAAVESAGAALVVKNEKLTPASFISALADAESELPAMAAAARRLGRPEAAKLIAERILNGS; from the coding sequence GTGAGCGTCCGGCGAGTCGCCATTGTCGCCGCCGGGACCGGCGGGCACATTTATCCCGGCGTAGCGGTAGCCGCGGCACTGCGGGAAAAAGACCCGGCAGTTGAGGTCCTCTTTATTGGCAGTCTGAAGGGTTTAGAAAAAGAGCTGGTGACGAAAGCCGGCTGGCCGATCAAGCTGGTCCGGCCGCAGGTGGCCGTCGCTTTTTTCCAGGCGCTGATGATCCTCCGCTCTTTCCGGCCGCAAGCTTTATTGTCGACCGGTGGTTTGATCAGCCTGCCGGTGGTCCTGGCGGCTAAGCTCTTAGGTGTGCCGCTCTTCATCCAGGAGCAGAACGTCCTGCCTGGCGCGGCTAACCGCTTTGGCGCGAGATTGGCCAAAGAGGTCTTCCTCTCTTTCCCCGAGTCGCTCCAATATTTGCGGGGAACGGTGGCCGGCAATCCTGTCCGGCCGGAGATCATCCGGGCCGAGCGAGCTGCTGCCCGTCAAGCCCTCCACCTTACTGGCCAGAAAAAAGTTCTCCTGGTGATGGGTGGGAGCCAGGGGGCGAGGAGCATCAATCAGGTGGTCATCGATTCTTTACCCTCGATCGATGGCGAGCGTTGGGAGCTCTTTCACCTCATTGGGCCGCGGGATTTTGGCGGGCGCGAGCTGCCGGAGCGTCCCTTTTACCACCCCCTGGCTTACCTGTATAATGTAGGGGATCTCCTGGCGGCGGCCGACCTGGTCATTAGCCGGGCCGGTGCTTCGGCCATCGCCGAATTTACCGTGCGGGGCTTGCCGATGGTCCTGGTCCCGTATCCCTATGCGGCGGATAATCATCAGGAATTGAATGCCGCTGCGGTCGAGTCAGCCGGAGCCGCGCTCGTGGTCAAGAACGAAAAACTTACTCCCGCCAGTTTTATCTCGGCCCTGGCCGACGCGGAAAGTGAATTACCCGCCATGGCGGCGGCCGCGCGGCGCCTGGGGAGGCCGGAGGCGGCCAAACTGATCGCGGAAAGGATACTTAATGGGTCTTGA
- the murC gene encoding UDP-N-acetylmuramate--L-alanine ligase, with protein sequence MGLDLERNRNIHLVGVGGCGMSGIARVLHEMGFKVSGSDSKEGTNTMRLKDLGVKVYIGHEASQVRDADILVYSSAVNMENPELREALAKGIKLARRAEVLAWILERSEHRIAVAGTHGKTTTTAMIARVLETAKMNPTYLIGCDMDYADGNAKLGDGNIIVVEADESDSSFLYYEPTVEVITNIEADHMEHFGSMDELLATFERFAERTAEDGLIVIDGTDQNNQHLMERVKRDYLTYGLDPAMDYSAGEISYENFCSTYTLLRGGEPAGEVNLSVPGWQNVLNSLAVFAVAQHYGLELGVVANALKSFVGARRRFSTVGDQDGILVIDDYAHHPTEIKATLSAARSGWPGRRIICIFQPHRYTRTFLLRDKFAGAFGDADRTIITDVYAASEAPMPGVSGKTIVELLDPERTEYIPKKELIAEHLVKELRAGDIIMTLGAGDIHTVGKEILARLRMKP encoded by the coding sequence ATGGGTCTTGATCTCGAACGGAACAGGAATATTCACCTGGTCGGAGTAGGGGGCTGCGGCATGTCCGGCATTGCCCGCGTTTTGCACGAGATGGGCTTTAAGGTCAGCGGCTCGGACAGCAAAGAGGGGACGAATACGATGCGGCTTAAGGACCTGGGGGTCAAAGTCTACATCGGCCACGAGGCTTCCCAGGTGCGCGATGCCGATATCCTGGTCTATTCTTCCGCGGTCAATATGGAGAACCCGGAGCTGCGGGAAGCGCTGGCCAAGGGGATCAAACTGGCCCGCCGGGCGGAGGTCCTTGCTTGGATACTCGAACGTTCGGAGCACCGGATCGCCGTCGCCGGCACGCACGGCAAGACGACGACCACGGCGATGATCGCCCGGGTGCTGGAAACAGCCAAAATGAACCCGACCTACCTGATCGGTTGCGACATGGATTACGCCGACGGCAACGCCAAGTTGGGCGACGGTAATATCATCGTGGTCGAAGCGGACGAGTCCGACAGCTCGTTCCTCTATTACGAGCCGACCGTCGAAGTGATCACGAACATCGAAGCCGACCACATGGAGCATTTTGGCAGCATGGACGAGTTGCTGGCCACGTTCGAGCGTTTTGCCGAGCGGACGGCGGAAGACGGTCTGATCGTCATTGACGGGACCGATCAGAATAACCAGCATTTGATGGAGCGGGTCAAAAGGGACTACCTGACTTACGGGCTCGACCCGGCGATGGACTACAGTGCCGGCGAGATCAGCTACGAGAATTTCTGTTCGACCTATACGCTGTTGCGGGGCGGGGAGCCGGCGGGGGAAGTTAACCTTTCGGTCCCCGGCTGGCAGAATGTCCTGAACAGTTTAGCGGTCTTTGCCGTGGCACAACATTACGGCCTCGAATTAGGGGTAGTGGCCAATGCTTTGAAGTCGTTCGTCGGGGCGCGGCGGCGTTTCTCGACCGTCGGCGATCAGGACGGGATCTTGGTCATCGACGATTACGCTCATCATCCGACCGAGATCAAGGCGACTTTGAGCGCGGCCCGCTCCGGCTGGCCCGGACGGCGGATCATCTGTATCTTCCAGCCGCACCGTTACACCCGGACCTTTCTCCTGCGCGATAAATTCGCCGGTGCCTTCGGCGACGCGGACCGGACGATCATCACCGATGTCTATGCCGCTTCCGAAGCGCCTATGCCGGGAGTTTCCGGCAAGACGATCGTCGAGTTGCTGGACCCGGAGCGGACCGAGTATATCCCCAAGAAAGAATTGATCGCCGAGCACCTGGTCAAAGAACTGCGCGCCGGCGACATAATCATGACCCTGGGGGCGGGCGACATCCATACGGTCGGCAAAGAGATCCTGGCCCGCTTGAGGATGAAACCGTGA
- the murB gene encoding UDP-N-acetylmuramate dehydrogenase translates to MRLIRNEPLKKHTSFRVGGPADYFCVPENAEQLRAALHFARERRLPVAVMGAGTNLLALDRGFRGLVVKLGGGLVGMKAKGRYLYVGSGVPLPKLVHYAVGKGLAGLEFLAGIPGSVGGAVAMNAGAWQKSIGAVISRVKVLDARGQEKVLSKKALHFSYRRSVLQRRKLIVTEVVLRLRRGKRPVMKKKVQEYLKLRAHRQPLGSPNAGSVFKNPPRKFAGQLIEAAGCKGWRVGDAQVSNKHANFIVNLGEAKAADIIKLMTKVQKAVKRRLEPEIKIMVKSNYGY, encoded by the coding sequence GTGAGACTGATCAGGAACGAACCGCTGAAAAAACATACCTCCTTCCGGGTCGGCGGCCCGGCCGATTATTTTTGCGTCCCGGAAAATGCCGAGCAGCTTCGCGCGGCCCTCCATTTTGCCCGCGAGCGGCGTCTGCCGGTAGCGGTCATGGGGGCGGGTACCAATCTCCTCGCGCTCGACCGAGGGTTCCGCGGCCTGGTCGTCAAGCTCGGTGGTGGGCTGGTGGGGATGAAAGCCAAGGGGCGTTATCTTTACGTCGGCAGCGGGGTCCCGCTCCCCAAATTGGTCCATTATGCCGTCGGGAAAGGGCTGGCCGGTCTCGAGTTCCTGGCCGGCATACCTGGTTCGGTCGGCGGGGCGGTGGCGATGAACGCCGGCGCTTGGCAAAAGTCGATCGGCGCGGTCATCTCGCGGGTCAAAGTCCTCGACGCCCGCGGGCAGGAAAAGGTCTTGAGCAAAAAAGCGCTCCATTTCTCTTATCGCCGCAGCGTCCTGCAACGCCGTAAATTGATCGTGACCGAGGTCGTCTTGCGCCTCCGCCGGGGGAAGCGGCCGGTCATGAAAAAGAAGGTCCAGGAATATCTCAAACTGCGTGCTCATCGCCAGCCGCTCGGCAGTCCCAATGCCGGCAGCGTCTTTAAAAACCCGCCGCGTAAATTCGCCGGCCAATTGATCGAGGCGGCCGGCTGTAAAGGGTGGCGGGTCGGTGACGCCCAGGTCTCGAACAAGCACGCCAACTTTATCGTTAATTTAGGCGAGGCTAAAGCGGCCGATATTATCAAGCTCATGACTAAAGTTCAGAAAGCGGTAAAAAGGCGGCTTGAGCCGGAGATAAAGATCATGGTAAAATCAAATTATGGTTACTAA